In a genomic window of Quercus lobata isolate SW786 chromosome 4, ValleyOak3.0 Primary Assembly, whole genome shotgun sequence:
- the LOC115986039 gene encoding protein SUPPRESSOR OF K(+) TRANSPORT GROWTH DEFECT 1-like: RDSQYVQESYLSHRAEVGLGLTDSSLKLSDVGGLDRCKKLLNEAAILPIEFPHFFTGNRKPWKAILLYGPPGTGKTLVANAIATDAGSAFFSVSASNIVSKWMGEGEKQVSNLFQSARDEAPSIIFIDEIDSLCGPRGKDNENEASRRIKTEFLVQMQAVSNDARNVLVLAATNTPKDLDVAMRRRFDKRIYIPLPTEDAREQIFRWHIGETNLKKEDFQYLVSKTDGFSGSDISICVKDALYQPVRATLDAKFFRKNSQGMWVPCKGTHPKAEKYTLEELKAKVEASKIQLPPIEKADFDYVLASQKPTVRKADLEVYEKFTKKYGIYG; this comes from the exons AGAGACAGTCAATACGTTCAAGAATCCTATTTGTCTCATAGAGCAGAAGTCGGTCTTGGCCTTACAGACTCGTCCTTGAAGTTGAGTGATGTGGGCGGACTTGATCGTTGCAAAAAGTTATTGAACGAAGCTGCCATACTGCCTATTGAGTTTCCTCATTTTTTTACTG GGAATCGAAAACCATGGAAGGCTATATTACTATATGGTCCACCTGGGACAGGGAAGACCCTCGTGGCAAATGCGATTGCAACAGACGCAGGCTCAGCTTTCTTTAg TGTTTCGGCATCGAACATTGTATCCAAATGGATGGGAGAAGGTGAAAAGCAGGTCTCAAATCTTTTCCAATCTGCTCGTGATGAAGCTCCatccattatttttattgatgaaattgatTCCTTATGTGGCCCGCGAGGTAAGGACAATGAGAATGAAGCCTCTCGACGAATCAAAACAGAATTTCTTGTACAAATGCAG GCTGTATCCAACGATGCGAGAAATGTTCTGGTTCTTGCAGCCACAAATACTCCTAAAGATTTGGAtgtg GCCATGAGGAGGCGTTTTGATAAGCGAATCTATATCCCTCTCCCAACTGAGGACGCAAGGGAACAAATATTTAGG TGGCATATTGGGGAAACTAACCTTAAAAAAGAGGATTTTCAGTATTTAGTAAGCAAAACAGATGGTTTCTCTGGTTCAGATATATCCATTTGC GTTAAAGATGCACTATATCAGCCTGTTCGTGCAACTCTTGATGCTAAATTCTTCAGAAAAAATTCTCAAGGCATGTGGGTCCCTTGCAAAGGTACTCACCCAAAAGCTGAGAAGTATACCTTAGAGGAACTTAAAGCAAAAGTCGAAGCTTCAAAG ATCCAGTTACCACCCATCGAAAAAGCAGATTTTGATTATGTGCTTGCTTCACAAAAGCCAACTGTAAGGAAGGCTGACCTTGAAGTGTATGAGAAATTCACCAAGAAGTATGGGATTTACGGTTAA
- the LOC115984263 gene encoding protein SUPPRESSOR OF K(+) TRANSPORT GROWTH DEFECT 1-like: MKKRFQMMTSDPNIQRKESALKKLEKATKLDNSNSNQKEEAYELYMEALEDAGVYLFFEKDPEIKKKYRQKYVGHYIRAT; encoded by the coding sequence ATGACTAGTGATCCCAACATCCAGCGCAAAGAGAGTGCTTTAAAGAAGCTGGAAAAGGCAACGAAGCTGgataattcaaattcaaatcaaaaGGAAGAGGCTTATGAGCTTTATATGGAGGCATTAGAGGACGCGGGCGTTTATCTCTTCTTTGAGAAGGACCCGGAGATTAAGAAGAAGTATAGGCAGAAATATGTGGGCCATTATATAAGGGCAACATAA